CGCAGACTCCACAGCCTTCGCAAGCTATGGTATCAATCTGATAGGTCTTGCCGACGACGTCGTTTGGAGGGCCGTCGAAGCTAATAGCGTCAAATCGGCACATAGACGCGCACTTTCCACATCCTATGCATTTGTCGGCTAGGATTGACGCTTTCTTGCTACCGCTGAACTCCTCGCGGCGCACGATTTTGGGAGACAGCACTAGATGTAGGTCGGCGGCATCCACATCGCAGTCGGCAAGCACTTTGTTTTCTGCAAGAGCGGCGAACGAGGCGACAACACTTGTTTTACCTGTTCCGCCCTTTCCGCTTATCACGACAAGCTCTTTCACGGATTCTTACCTTTCTTGTGTTTTTTTGTATCAGGTCCTGCGTACATAAAATATGGGGTTGCTGAATTAAGCCTAATTCCAGTCAATTCATATGCACCAGGACATCCCAGCTTGGCCAATGGTAACTTGCGAGCCAAGATTGGACCTGAGATACTGATATGCTTTCGCCCCTGTGCAGTGGCAGCAGGCTATCTGTCCTATATCCATGTTTTGCAGGAATACGGCGAGCGATTCCAGCCTGTCTTCATCTGCGTTGCCCAGATGAAATCCGCCTGCGAGTAGGTCAATACGCGTTACACCCGCCACATTCATTGCAGCGAGTACGTTGTTCTCGACTCCCCTGTGCGCACAGCCAACCAGCACGGCAAGCCTGCCGCCGTTTCGCACGATTAGACACTGTTCATCCTCAAAAGTGTCTTGCGTAAGTTCGTCATCGCCTGTTAGAAACCTGCTTTCGAATATGTGCGTTCCAGTAATTGGTGTAATCTCTCCACTCAGAATCACACCTGGCAGAACTTCGACCGCCGATTTGTTGAGCGCGAAAGCTGCTTTCCGCAGCACGACTTCCGCAGGCATTCCAATGTAACGCATCCCAACTGTTGATTGCGCGTACTTCGGTTGAAAACATGCAGGGTGTGCAAAGTATGCTATCCCAGGCAATTCCTTCATTGCTCTAATCAGTCCGCCGGTATGATCGTAGTGCCCATGGCTGAGACCTATGGCTTTTATCGCTCCGGGCTCGCGTCCAAGAGCAATTAAGTTGTGTAGCCACGCGTCGGTCTGCCCAGTGTCGAACATGACTGCCCCATCGTTGGTTTCAACGAGAAAGCTCAGTCCGTGTTCCGACTTTAGTCTGTCACTTGCTGCTTCGTTATCAACAAGGAGTGTTATTTTCATCACGTGGTCCAGCTGTTTGCGCTTGTTTTATCGCCGTCAGCCGGCTTATAATCAAATCAATTTTATCGGCAATAGGGTTTAACATGTGGTCTTCAATTGTCCCAGCATCGGAATGGGACGATATTTCTGGGTCAATCGGCAAGTCGACCAGGTGAGGAATCCCCATATCGCGGGCGATATGTTCCCCATTAGAGTTTCCGAATGGGTAGTTGACACTGCCGCATTTTGGACACCTAAGCCATGCCATGTTTTGAACTAGCCCGAGAATAGGTGCGTTCATCTTTCGACACATATCCACTGCCTTCCGCACAACCATTGCGGCTAGTTCCTGTGGCGAGGTTACTATTACCACGCTGTCCAGGGGAAGTGACTGCATTACGGTGAGAGGGACATCGGCCGTGCCGGGTGGGAGGTCTGCCAACAGATAGTCAAGCTTGCCCCAGAACACATCCTTCCAAAACTGCTTGACCGCATTTGAGATTAAAGGGCCGCGCCAAATCACGGCCTCATAGGGGCTGTCGAGCAACAGATTGATGGAAATAACTCTTATTCCGGAGCTAGTCTTGACTGGGAATATGCCAAACTCATTTATCTCAGGCCTTTCAGCTATTCCGAACATTTTCGGAATGCTTGGGCCGGTAACGTCCGCGTCAAGTATCCCGACCTCGTGTCCAGCTTTTCTGAGAGCGCAGGCAAGCAGGCTGGTAACAAGCGATTTGCCTACGCCTCCTTTGCCGCTCATTACGCCTAGCACATTAGCAACCTCGTTCGATTGCTCGGCTAGCGTGAGATGGTCGGTGGTTCGTACATCCGCCATTTTATCCTCCAATCACACAACGATAGTAAGGGTCAGTGTCCCCGATTTGTTCTATGAGTCCTTCTTGCATGAGATGTTGCAGATGCTTTGTAACCTCGTGAATATTTCGGCCTGAAGCAGTGACAATATCGTCTATGGTGCAAGGCCTTCTGGAGAGCATCCGCATTAGCTCGTCTCTGACCTCCTGCCATTGCCACCTATCAGCAGGCATTACCACTCCGCCTGCGATAATCTCGACCGAGCCACCGAAGGTTTCACATGCTCTTCTAAGCGTCTCTGATGAGACGCGCTTGGCGTCTCCGGATTTTGATGGTCTTTCAACCGTGTTTAACTGCAATTTGTCGGGACAGACCAGTCGGACAACTTCGTGCATCGCACGAAGTTCGGCATCTGAGTCATTGACTCCCTTGACTAGCATAATCTCCAGCCAGATTTTGC
This genomic interval from Armatimonadota bacterium contains the following:
- a CDS encoding Mrp/NBP35 family ATP-binding protein, encoding MADVRTTDHLTLAEQSNEVANVLGVMSGKGGVGKSLVTSLLACALRKAGHEVGILDADVTGPSIPKMFGIAERPEINEFGIFPVKTSSGIRVISINLLLDSPYEAVIWRGPLISNAVKQFWKDVFWGKLDYLLADLPPGTADVPLTVMQSLPLDSVVIVTSPQELAAMVVRKAVDMCRKMNAPILGLVQNMAWLRCPKCGSVNYPFGNSNGEHIARDMGIPHLVDLPIDPEISSHSDAGTIEDHMLNPIADKIDLIISRLTAIKQAQTAGPRDENNTPC
- a CDS encoding MBL fold metallo-hydrolase produces the protein MKITLLVDNEAASDRLKSEHGLSFLVETNDGAVMFDTGQTDAWLHNLIALGREPGAIKAIGLSHGHYDHTGGLIRAMKELPGIAYFAHPACFQPKYAQSTVGMRYIGMPAEVVLRKAAFALNKSAVEVLPGVILSGEITPITGTHIFESRFLTGDDELTQDTFEDEQCLIVRNGGRLAVLVGCAHRGVENNVLAAMNVAGVTRIDLLAGGFHLGNADEDRLESLAVFLQNMDIGQIACCHCTGAKAYQYLRSNLGSQVTIGQAGMSWCI